Proteins encoded within one genomic window of Saccharopolyspora pogona:
- a CDS encoding TadA family conjugal transfer-associated ATPase gives MDGELLERVRNRLVGSGATLTSAAVASAVREESGGLVADADVLAALRLVQQEFRGAGVLEPLLRDPAVSDVLVTAPNKVWVDRGDGLARAAVRFADEDAVRRLAQRLAVASGRRLDDAQPWVDAWLPQESASGPVRLHAVLPPVAGEGTCISLRVLRPAAHDLDALRSSGAFDGPTAAMLREIVAARLAFLVVGGTASGKTTLLAAMLGEVAESERIVCVEEAAELYPRHPHVVRLLTRPANVEGAGEIQVRDLVRQALRMRPDRLIVGEVRGGEVRQLLAALNTGHDGGGGTLHANSPQEVPARMEALAALGGLPRAALHSQLAAAVQVVLHVRRSARRGRHLAGIGVLRRDGDLVEVLPAWQAESGWGPGRDALAALLEARGGALPC, from the coding sequence ATCGACGGCGAACTGCTGGAGCGGGTGCGCAACCGGCTGGTCGGCAGCGGTGCCACGCTGACCTCGGCAGCCGTCGCGTCCGCGGTGCGGGAGGAGTCCGGCGGGCTGGTCGCCGACGCCGACGTCCTAGCCGCGCTTCGCCTGGTGCAGCAGGAATTCCGCGGTGCCGGAGTGCTGGAGCCGCTGCTGCGCGATCCGGCGGTTTCCGATGTGCTCGTCACCGCGCCGAACAAGGTCTGGGTGGACCGGGGCGACGGGCTTGCGCGGGCGGCGGTGCGCTTCGCCGACGAGGATGCGGTGCGCCGTCTCGCACAGCGGCTCGCCGTTGCCAGCGGCCGTCGGCTGGACGACGCCCAGCCGTGGGTCGACGCCTGGTTGCCGCAGGAGAGCGCGTCCGGGCCGGTGCGGTTGCATGCCGTGCTGCCGCCGGTCGCGGGCGAGGGCACCTGCATCTCGCTGCGCGTGCTGCGCCCTGCCGCGCATGACCTCGATGCGCTGCGGAGCTCCGGAGCCTTCGACGGGCCGACCGCAGCGATGCTGCGCGAGATCGTGGCCGCCAGGCTGGCGTTCCTGGTGGTAGGCGGTACCGCCAGCGGCAAGACGACGCTGCTGGCGGCGATGCTGGGGGAGGTCGCGGAGTCCGAGCGCATCGTGTGCGTCGAGGAGGCCGCCGAGCTCTACCCGCGGCATCCGCACGTGGTCCGGTTGCTCACCCGCCCAGCGAACGTCGAAGGCGCGGGGGAGATCCAGGTCCGGGACCTCGTCCGGCAGGCGCTGCGCATGCGGCCGGACCGGCTCATCGTCGGCGAGGTGCGCGGCGGCGAAGTCCGCCAGCTGCTCGCCGCGCTGAACACCGGGCACGACGGGGGCGGTGGCACGCTGCACGCCAACTCGCCGCAAGAGGTCCCGGCCCGGATGGAGGCACTCGCCGCGCTCGGCGGACTGCCGCGCGCGGCACTGCACAGCCAGCTGGCCGCGGCCGTGCAGGTGGTGCTGCACGTTCGGCGGAGCGCCCGGCGAGGCAGGCATCTCGCTGGCATCGGCGTGCTGCGCCGGGACGGCGACCTGGTCGAGGTGCTCCCGGCCTGGCAGGCCGAAAGCGGCTGGGGGCCGGGCAGGGATGCCTTGGCGGCGCTGCTGGAGGCGAGGGGAGGTGCCTTGCCGTGCTGA
- the ssd gene encoding septum site-determining protein Ssd yields MTTARPLLVTQDAALAEEVSRLAAATGGELEHTPDPAAAGWRTAPLVLLDPAAIGAADGLPRRHGVAVLCRDPTSDLWRAAFEIGAEHVLQLPADEANLIELLSDAGDVPTQGGRVLAVLGGCGGAGASVLATAVAVVAARGGERSLLVDCDPLGGGVDLAVGAEGADGLRWSGLAVNAGRLAASALHEALPKRRIGAGAITVLSCDRDGPSSGLTPEAVRAVLGAGRRAGDTVVCDLPRTLPAAAVAGLRQADLAVVVVPAEVRACAAAARAVASIREHAAGPVRLVVRGPAPGGLRTADVARAVGAEVLSVMRPQPSLPAVLDRGGFAAIRRGPVARAAQEVLAALGGAEMSTVAC; encoded by the coding sequence ATGACTACTGCACGTCCGCTGCTCGTCACGCAGGATGCCGCGCTGGCAGAAGAGGTCTCGCGACTGGCCGCTGCCACCGGCGGCGAGCTGGAGCACACCCCGGATCCGGCGGCTGCCGGCTGGCGGACCGCGCCCCTGGTGCTGCTCGACCCGGCCGCGATCGGTGCGGCCGACGGTCTGCCGCGAAGACACGGTGTCGCCGTGCTGTGCCGGGACCCGACCTCTGATCTTTGGCGCGCCGCGTTCGAGATCGGTGCCGAGCACGTCCTGCAACTACCCGCCGACGAGGCGAACCTCATCGAGCTGCTGTCCGATGCGGGCGACGTGCCGACGCAGGGCGGCCGGGTGCTCGCGGTGTTGGGCGGTTGCGGCGGTGCCGGTGCCTCGGTGCTGGCCACAGCGGTGGCGGTGGTCGCGGCGCGCGGCGGCGAACGGTCGTTGCTGGTCGACTGCGATCCGCTCGGTGGCGGCGTGGACCTCGCCGTCGGAGCCGAAGGGGCCGACGGCCTGCGCTGGTCGGGGTTGGCCGTCAACGCCGGTCGGCTCGCGGCGAGCGCGTTGCACGAGGCGTTGCCGAAGCGCCGCATCGGAGCCGGTGCGATCACAGTGCTGTCCTGTGACCGTGACGGGCCGTCGAGCGGGTTGACCCCGGAGGCGGTGCGAGCGGTGCTCGGCGCGGGCCGTCGGGCGGGCGACACCGTCGTCTGCGACCTGCCGCGCACCCTCCCGGCAGCGGCCGTGGCCGGGCTGCGCCAGGCAGACCTGGCGGTGGTCGTCGTCCCTGCCGAAGTGCGCGCCTGCGCGGCGGCGGCCCGTGCGGTGGCGAGCATCCGTGAACACGCGGCCGGCCCGGTCCGGCTGGTGGTGCGAGGTCCGGCACCGGGCGGACTGCGCACGGCCGACGTAGCGCGAGCGGTGGGCGCGGAGGTCCTGTCGGTCATGCGGCCACAGCCGAGCCTGCCCGCCGTCCTGGATCGCGGCGGCTTCGCCGCGATCCGCCGGGGGCCGGTTGCGCGAGCCGCGCAGGAAGTCCTGGCCGCGCTCGGCGGCGCGGAAATGTCCACTGTGGCTTGTTGA
- a CDS encoding HAD family hydrolase: MLCGVTEPANPSAPTGRRVAAFFDLDKTVIAKSSTLAFSRPFFQEGLINRRAVLKSAYAQFVFMLAGADADQMDRMRAHITSLCTGWDVEQVNAIVDETLHDIVDPLVYKEATQLIAEHQEQGHDIVVLSASGEEVVAPIAKLLGATHSSGTRMVVVDGRYTGEVEFYCSAENKAITARELADKYGYDLSESHAYSDSITDLPLLESVGHPTVVNPDRGLRKEAVQRGWPSLSFEHPVSLRARIPTPSRAAVTAAGVGMGAVAAAGAAWWGLRAWRRRR, encoded by the coding sequence ATGCTGTGCGGCGTGACAGAGCCCGCGAACCCATCGGCCCCCACCGGACGGCGGGTGGCCGCGTTCTTCGACCTGGACAAGACCGTCATCGCCAAGTCGAGCACGCTCGCCTTCAGCCGACCCTTCTTCCAAGAAGGGCTGATCAACCGGCGGGCCGTGCTGAAGAGCGCCTACGCCCAGTTCGTGTTCATGCTGGCCGGCGCCGACGCCGACCAGATGGACCGGATGCGCGCGCACATCACCTCGCTGTGCACCGGCTGGGACGTCGAGCAGGTCAACGCGATCGTCGACGAAACCCTGCACGACATCGTCGACCCGCTGGTCTACAAGGAAGCCACCCAGCTCATCGCCGAACACCAGGAGCAGGGCCACGACATCGTCGTGCTGTCGGCCTCGGGTGAGGAGGTCGTCGCCCCCATCGCCAAGCTGCTCGGCGCCACGCACTCGTCCGGCACCCGGATGGTCGTGGTCGACGGCCGCTACACCGGCGAGGTCGAGTTCTACTGCTCCGCGGAGAACAAGGCGATCACCGCCAGGGAACTCGCCGACAAGTACGGCTACGACCTGTCCGAATCCCACGCCTACTCGGACTCGATCACCGACTTGCCGCTGCTGGAGAGCGTCGGGCACCCCACCGTCGTCAACCCCGACCGCGGGCTGCGCAAGGAGGCCGTCCAGCGCGGCTGGCCGTCATTGTCCTTCGAGCACCCTGTGTCGCTGCGCGCCCGGATCCCCACGCCGTCCCGCGCCGCGGTGACCGCAGCCGGCGTCGGCATGGGCGCGGTGGCGGCGGCCGGAGCCGCGTGGTGGGGCTTGCGGGCCTGGCGCCGCCGCCGCTGA
- a CDS encoding glycoside hydrolase family 3 protein, with product MKTRARRAVVALSAIAIGAAALSATGGAVAPAQRLSPDELLKQMTLEEKVGQLFITYAYGRTADTPHPKNQEEFGVDTPAQVVQKYHLGGIIHFSWTDSLYDPKQIAELSNGLQNAAVTSGAKVPLLISTDQEQGQVTRIPEPATQFPGSMALGAGRNPDDAGRSAAITGQELRAMGLNQNFAPSGDVNVNPANPVIGVRSFSSDPALAAQLTAAQVRGYEDSAKPGETVSAAVKHFPGHGDTNQDSHTSLPVIEHDRQQWEQLDAPPFREAIGAGTDMVMSAHIVVPKLDDSGEPSTLAPNVLTGMLRNELGYQGVIVTDSLKMDGVREKHPDAEIPVLALKAGADVMLMPFNVQVAIDGVANAVRTGQLTEQRIDESVKRILALKSARGVLDNPFVDVSKVYEIVGTRKHVFEAQAITDRTTTVLRNDGMLPLKPPATMFVTGAGDKATAALAERIKARGPQPTALATGLKPTPEQINQAVEEAKRNDITVVLTNGAWNPDNKAQLDLVRALQQTGKPVVAVAVRDPYDAAHVELPAWIATYSDKAVAMESLARLLFGEIVPVGKLPVPVPDPNQPGVDKYPFGHGLSW from the coding sequence GTGAAGACCCGAGCGCGCCGCGCCGTTGTCGCGCTGAGCGCCATCGCCATCGGCGCCGCAGCACTTTCCGCGACCGGCGGCGCAGTCGCTCCGGCGCAACGGCTGTCACCTGACGAGCTGCTCAAGCAAATGACGCTGGAGGAGAAGGTCGGGCAGCTGTTCATCACCTACGCCTACGGCCGCACCGCGGACACCCCGCACCCGAAGAACCAGGAGGAGTTCGGCGTCGACACCCCGGCGCAGGTGGTGCAGAAGTACCACCTCGGCGGCATCATCCACTTCTCCTGGACCGACAGCCTCTACGACCCCAAGCAGATCGCCGAGCTGTCCAACGGCCTGCAGAACGCCGCGGTCACCTCGGGCGCGAAGGTGCCGCTGCTGATCTCCACCGACCAGGAGCAGGGGCAGGTCACCCGCATCCCGGAGCCCGCCACCCAGTTCCCGGGCAGCATGGCGCTCGGCGCCGGCCGCAACCCCGACGACGCCGGCCGCTCGGCCGCGATCACCGGGCAGGAACTGCGGGCGATGGGGCTGAACCAGAACTTCGCGCCGAGCGGCGACGTCAACGTCAACCCGGCGAACCCGGTGATCGGGGTGCGGTCGTTCTCCTCCGACCCGGCGCTCGCCGCCCAGCTCACCGCCGCACAGGTCCGCGGCTACGAGGACTCGGCCAAGCCGGGCGAAACGGTGTCGGCCGCGGTCAAGCACTTCCCCGGGCACGGCGACACCAACCAGGACAGCCACACCTCGCTGCCGGTGATCGAGCACGACCGGCAGCAGTGGGAGCAGCTGGACGCGCCACCGTTCAGGGAAGCGATCGGCGCCGGGACCGACATGGTGATGAGCGCGCACATCGTGGTGCCCAAGCTCGACGACTCCGGTGAGCCGTCGACGCTCGCGCCGAACGTGCTCACCGGGATGCTGCGCAACGAGCTCGGCTACCAGGGCGTGATCGTCACCGACTCGCTGAAGATGGACGGCGTGCGGGAGAAGCACCCCGACGCCGAGATCCCGGTGCTGGCGCTCAAGGCCGGCGCCGACGTGATGCTGATGCCGTTCAACGTGCAGGTCGCCATCGACGGCGTGGCCAACGCAGTTCGCACCGGTCAGCTCACCGAGCAGCGCATCGATGAGAGCGTGAAGCGCATCCTGGCGCTGAAGTCCGCCCGCGGCGTGCTGGACAACCCGTTCGTCGATGTGTCCAAAGTGTACGAGATCGTCGGGACGCGGAAGCATGTCTTCGAGGCGCAGGCCATCACCGACCGCACCACGACCGTGCTGCGCAACGACGGGATGCTGCCGCTGAAGCCGCCGGCGACGATGTTCGTGACCGGCGCCGGAGACAAGGCGACCGCCGCGCTGGCGGAGCGGATCAAGGCGCGCGGCCCGCAGCCGACGGCGTTGGCGACGGGCTTGAAGCCGACCCCGGAGCAGATCAACCAGGCCGTCGAAGAAGCAAAGCGCAACGACATCACGGTGGTGCTGACCAACGGCGCTTGGAACCCGGACAACAAAGCCCAGCTCGACCTGGTCCGCGCCCTGCAGCAGACCGGGAAGCCGGTCGTCGCGGTCGCCGTGCGCGACCCGTACGACGCGGCGCACGTAGAGCTGCCCGCCTGGATCGCCACCTACTCGGACAAGGCGGTGGCGATGGAATCGCTGGCGAGGTTGCTCTTCGGCGAGATCGTCCCGGTCGGCAAGCTGCCGGTGCCGGTGCCCGACCCGAACCAGCCCGGCGTCGACAAGTACCCGTTCGGCCACGGTCTGAGCTGGTAA
- a CDS encoding exo-beta-N-acetylmuramidase NamZ family protein, producing MGGVNRRGFLTAAALSVPAVGLAASSACAAPPATELGSAVETGADVLAARDWQDVTGRRIGVVTNPTGVLASLEHVVDAMHASGEVDVAAVFGPEHGFRGTSQAGGSEGDYRDPRTGLPVYDAYGADAAKLAEMFRKAGVEQVVFDIADVGARFYTYIWTMYTAMQAAHQVGAAFLVLDRPNPIGARVAGPRLDPRFASGVGLLPIVQQHGMTVGELVQLFDREYLPSPLDRLDVIRVEGWRGRGADAGLPWVPPSPNMPTPDTAAVYPGTGLFEGTLLSEGRGTTRPFEIIGAPGIDWRWAEELNAAGLPGLRFRETYFVPTFSKHANETCGGVQVYRNGEIDAIGASVAMIVTARRLYPQVFGWRPDNMIDKLSGSDRLRTMVDAGADAHEIVGAWQSDVADFQRQREPYLLYR from the coding sequence ATGGGTGGTGTGAATCGACGGGGCTTCCTGACTGCGGCTGCGCTGTCCGTGCCCGCGGTCGGTCTCGCGGCGAGCTCCGCGTGCGCCGCCCCGCCGGCCACCGAACTCGGCTCCGCGGTCGAGACCGGCGCGGACGTCCTAGCCGCGCGGGACTGGCAGGACGTCACCGGCCGCCGGATCGGGGTGGTGACCAACCCGACCGGCGTGCTGGCGTCGTTGGAGCACGTCGTGGACGCCATGCACGCCAGCGGCGAGGTGGACGTCGCCGCGGTCTTCGGGCCGGAGCACGGGTTCCGCGGCACGTCCCAGGCCGGCGGCTCGGAGGGCGACTACCGCGACCCGCGCACCGGGCTGCCGGTGTACGACGCGTACGGGGCCGACGCCGCGAAGCTTGCCGAGATGTTCCGTAAGGCGGGCGTCGAGCAGGTCGTGTTCGACATCGCCGATGTGGGCGCCCGCTTTTACACCTACATCTGGACGATGTACACCGCGATGCAGGCGGCGCACCAGGTCGGCGCGGCGTTCCTGGTGCTGGACCGGCCGAATCCGATCGGCGCTCGGGTGGCCGGGCCGCGGCTGGACCCGCGGTTCGCCTCCGGCGTCGGGCTGCTGCCGATCGTGCAGCAGCACGGCATGACCGTCGGCGAACTGGTGCAGCTGTTCGACCGCGAGTACCTGCCGAGCCCGCTGGACCGGCTGGACGTGATCCGCGTCGAGGGCTGGCGCGGGCGCGGTGCGGACGCCGGGCTGCCGTGGGTGCCGCCCAGCCCGAACATGCCGACCCCGGACACCGCGGCGGTGTACCCCGGGACCGGGCTGTTCGAGGGGACCCTGCTGTCCGAGGGCCGGGGCACCACGAGGCCGTTCGAGATCATCGGCGCGCCCGGCATCGACTGGCGGTGGGCGGAGGAGCTCAACGCCGCCGGGCTACCGGGACTCCGGTTCCGCGAAACCTACTTCGTGCCGACCTTCTCCAAGCACGCCAACGAGACCTGCGGCGGCGTGCAGGTGTACCGCAACGGCGAGATCGACGCGATCGGCGCCTCGGTCGCGATGATCGTCACCGCTCGCCGGCTGTACCCGCAGGTCTTCGGCTGGCGGCCGGACAACATGATCGACAAGTTGTCCGGTTCGGACCGGCTGCGCACGATGGTCGATGCGGGGGCCGATGCGCACGAGATCGTCGGCGCCTGGCAGAGCGACGTGGCTGACTTCCAACGACAACGCGAGCCGTACCTGCTTTACCGCTGA
- a CDS encoding serine hydrolase domain-containing protein has translation MGKTILAAVALLSVTALAGSATAAPGRADGHFDRAQEGFARVGTVLRDGTPEGVGLDPGPIDAALRQIAAWTNKTPDLEHPMYAGAVSLLAHDGVVVRREAAGDELRYSDGKGTELPADQREPMRPDTIFDIASITKLFTSIAVLQLIDDGEVNLDSPVAEYLPEFGVNGKQSITVRQLLTHTSGLQAEVKLWKLPADQRIPSIMQLTPEFPPGTHYTYSDPNMITLGLLVARVAGAPLDQVVTDRITGPLGMADTGYNPPASELHRIAATEYQAEPPRGLVRGQVHDENAWSLGGVSGHAGVFSTADDLATLAQALLNGGTYGGNRILSEDSVEKMLTNFNSAFPGNAHGLGFELDQRWYMAGLSGPRTAGHTGFTGTSLVIDPASRSVAVLLTNRVHPSRDWGSNNPARQALAQGMARSLAVDPALGSESWFSERGGTLTTDALGPVSGPTQVSFFAFVDTQQDSDGTDPLLVEASVDGAGWQPVPVRASGPGAPDGPQSSLAGAGHRSWWKVRGTVDADAGQQVRLRWRYAPDGKYSGRGVNVDGILVADRDATLLDGELEANRLHPDGWLSTDR, from the coding sequence ATGGGCAAGACCATTCTGGCGGCGGTGGCGCTGCTATCGGTCACCGCGCTGGCGGGGTCTGCCACGGCAGCGCCCGGCCGTGCGGACGGCCACTTCGACCGCGCGCAGGAGGGATTCGCCCGCGTCGGCACCGTGTTGCGGGACGGCACCCCCGAAGGAGTGGGGCTCGATCCCGGACCCATCGATGCGGCACTGCGGCAGATCGCGGCTTGGACGAACAAGACGCCCGACCTCGAACACCCGATGTACGCGGGCGCGGTCAGCCTGCTGGCGCACGACGGCGTCGTGGTGCGCCGCGAAGCGGCGGGCGACGAGCTGCGCTACTCCGACGGCAAGGGCACCGAACTGCCCGCCGACCAGCGCGAACCGATGCGGCCCGACACGATCTTCGACATCGCCTCGATCACCAAGCTGTTCACCTCGATCGCGGTGCTGCAGCTGATCGACGACGGCGAGGTGAACCTGGACTCGCCGGTCGCCGAGTACCTGCCGGAGTTCGGCGTCAACGGCAAGCAGTCGATCACCGTCCGGCAGCTGCTCACCCACACCTCCGGGCTGCAGGCCGAGGTAAAGCTCTGGAAACTGCCCGCGGACCAGCGGATTCCGTCGATCATGCAGCTGACGCCAGAGTTCCCGCCCGGCACCCACTACACCTACTCCGACCCGAACATGATCACCCTCGGCTTGCTGGTCGCGCGCGTCGCGGGTGCCCCGCTGGACCAGGTGGTGACGGACCGGATCACCGGGCCGCTGGGCATGGCCGACACCGGCTACAACCCGCCAGCCTCGGAGCTGCATCGCATCGCGGCGACGGAGTACCAGGCTGAGCCGCCGCGCGGCCTGGTGCGCGGCCAGGTCCACGACGAGAACGCGTGGTCGCTGGGCGGGGTCTCCGGCCACGCCGGGGTGTTCTCCACCGCCGACGACCTCGCGACGCTGGCGCAGGCGCTGCTCAACGGCGGCACCTACGGCGGCAACCGCATCCTGTCCGAGGACAGCGTCGAGAAGATGCTGACCAATTTCAACAGCGCTTTCCCTGGCAACGCCCACGGTTTGGGCTTCGAGCTCGACCAGCGCTGGTACATGGCCGGGCTCAGCGGGCCGCGCACCGCGGGCCACACCGGCTTCACCGGCACGTCGCTGGTGATCGACCCGGCGTCCCGGTCGGTGGCGGTGCTGCTCACCAACCGGGTGCACCCGTCGCGGGACTGGGGGTCGAACAACCCCGCCCGGCAGGCGCTGGCGCAGGGCATGGCGCGGTCGCTCGCCGTGGATCCGGCGCTGGGTTCGGAATCGTGGTTCTCCGAGCGCGGTGGGACGTTGACGACTGACGCGCTGGGACCGGTCAGCGGCCCGACGCAGGTGTCGTTCTTCGCGTTCGTGGACACCCAGCAGGACAGCGACGGGACGGACCCGCTGCTCGTGGAGGCCAGTGTGGACGGTGCTGGGTGGCAGCCGGTGCCCGTCCGCGCGTCCGGCCCTGGTGCTCCCGACGGGCCGCAGAGCTCGTTGGCCGGGGCGGGACACCGGAGCTGGTGGAAGGTGCGCGGCACGGTCGACGCGGACGCCGGCCAGCAGGTGCGCCTGCGGTGGCGCTACGCCCCCGACGGCAAGTACTCCGGCCGGGGCGTGAACGTGGACGGCATCCTCGTGGCCGACCGCGACGCGACCTTGTTGGACGGCGAGCTCGAAGCGAACCGCCTCCACCCCGACGGCTGGCTTTCCACCGACCGCTGA
- a CDS encoding transposase family protein, with translation MKTQSSPAEGTEPIVYQAQLPVSRATIDYLASLITTHCRKIRSRWRKVTPGTQAIIVLAVLRHDQRLLDMAGGNRVSASTIRRWVLEVIDLLAARAPRLDRVLSKVARGGGEVVLLDGTLVRTQRRTGKNNRRNYSGKHKAHGLLFLALTDHKGNLLWFSAAKPGRASEVTTARHNNITTALRDAELGAMCDLGFTGLEDDPDEPVIIIGRRAARAHPLTDAQKQANQLVARERATCEHGFADLKNWRILTRLRMHAANATRLLRALLVLTNLEITR, from the coding sequence GTGAAAACCCAATCCAGCCCCGCCGAGGGCACCGAACCCATTGTGTACCAAGCCCAACTTCCCGTGTCGAGGGCCACGATCGACTACCTCGCCTCGCTGATCACCACGCACTGCAGGAAAATCCGCTCTCGCTGGCGCAAGGTGACCCCTGGTACGCAGGCGATCATCGTGCTCGCGGTGCTGCGTCACGACCAGCGGCTGCTGGACATGGCCGGCGGCAACAGGGTGTCGGCCTCGACGATCCGCCGCTGGGTGCTGGAGGTCATCGACCTGCTGGCCGCCCGTGCCCCGCGCCTGGACCGCGTCCTGAGCAAAGTGGCCCGCGGCGGGGGTGAGGTCGTGCTGCTGGATGGCACCCTGGTGCGCACCCAGCGCCGCACCGGCAAGAACAACCGGCGCAACTACAGCGGCAAACACAAAGCCCACGGCCTGCTGTTTCTCGCCCTCACCGACCACAAAGGCAACCTGTTGTGGTTCTCTGCGGCCAAACCAGGGCGGGCCTCGGAAGTCACCACCGCCCGCCACAACAACATCACCACCGCACTCCGGGACGCCGAACTCGGCGCGATGTGCGACCTCGGATTCACCGGACTGGAAGACGACCCCGACGAACCCGTGATCATCATCGGCCGCCGCGCCGCCCGCGCCCACCCGCTCACCGACGCCCAGAAACAAGCCAACCAACTCGTTGCCCGCGAACGCGCCACCTGCGAACACGGCTTCGCCGACCTCAAAAACTGGCGCATCCTCACCCGCCTACGCATGCACGCAGCCAACGCCACCCGCCTACTACGGGCCCTGCTGGTGCTGACCAACCTCGAAATCACCCGCTGA
- a CDS encoding MBL fold metallo-hydrolase, with product MNDAQRWNSVAGIRSIDLGDLRASYVPDGVVALKPRGWFPETTDDDWREHAQHLDEAGQLVASIGGLLVERGSRAMLIDAGYGPSGSPDDPENAAIGAIHGRDLPENLAKLSRRPDEIEAIAITHLHTDHIGWALQDDFQAARVLLSEREWEQRDQHAADVTDEMLHRLEKRVETVRDGQEIFPGVRVRHSFGHTPGHASYTISSGGQRLIVIGDALHSAAQVDNPTWPVRADVDRDEAFRSRLDLLRELGEPNTIGFAIHFADVQFGRVSTEPAGTTWTPLP from the coding sequence ATGAACGATGCACAGCGCTGGAACTCGGTGGCCGGAATTCGCTCGATCGACCTCGGTGACCTGCGGGCCAGCTACGTCCCGGACGGCGTCGTGGCGCTCAAGCCGCGCGGCTGGTTCCCGGAGACGACCGACGACGACTGGCGCGAACACGCGCAGCACCTCGACGAGGCCGGGCAGCTGGTGGCCAGCATCGGCGGTCTGCTGGTCGAGCGCGGTTCGCGGGCGATGCTGATCGACGCGGGCTACGGCCCGTCGGGCTCCCCGGACGATCCGGAGAACGCGGCTATCGGCGCCATCCACGGCCGCGACCTGCCGGAAAACCTCGCGAAGCTGAGCCGCAGGCCCGACGAGATCGAAGCCATCGCGATCACCCACCTGCACACCGACCACATCGGGTGGGCGCTCCAGGACGACTTCCAGGCGGCGCGAGTGCTGCTGTCGGAGCGCGAGTGGGAGCAGCGCGACCAGCACGCCGCGGACGTCACGGACGAGATGCTGCACCGGCTGGAGAAGCGGGTGGAGACCGTCCGCGATGGACAAGAGATCTTCCCGGGCGTGCGGGTGCGGCACTCGTTCGGCCACACGCCGGGCCACGCCTCGTACACGATCTCCTCGGGAGGTCAGCGCCTGATCGTCATCGGCGACGCGCTGCACAGCGCGGCGCAGGTCGACAACCCGACCTGGCCGGTGCGGGCGGACGTCGACCGAGACGAGGCGTTCAGGTCCCGCCTCGACCTGCTGCGCGAGCTCGGCGAGCCGAACACGATCGGCTTCGCCATCCACTTCGCCGACGTCCAGTTCGGCCGCGTGTCAACGGAACCCGCCGGCACCACCTGGACCCCGCTCCCATGA
- a CDS encoding MarR family winged helix-turn-helix transcriptional regulator: protein MAARELCSLISELAHNIDEHVRGCVADTNLTAPQAIALRELSEPLTMRELADRMHCATSNVTFVVDRLEKNGLVTRQPHPRDRRAKQLALTAEGERQRAQIIERFSVNTPLAGLTQAEQQALHGLLQRALADR from the coding sequence ATGGCCGCGCGCGAACTCTGCAGCCTGATCAGCGAGCTCGCGCACAACATTGACGAACACGTGCGCGGCTGCGTCGCCGACACCAACCTCACCGCGCCCCAGGCGATCGCGCTGCGCGAGCTGAGCGAACCGCTGACCATGCGCGAACTCGCCGACCGGATGCACTGCGCGACATCGAACGTGACCTTCGTGGTGGACCGGCTGGAGAAGAACGGCCTGGTCACCCGGCAGCCGCACCCGCGCGACCGCCGCGCCAAACAACTCGCCCTGACCGCCGAAGGCGAACGGCAGCGCGCGCAGATCATCGAGCGCTTCTCGGTGAACACTCCGCTGGCCGGACTCACCCAAGCGGAACAGCAAGCCCTGCACGGCCTGCTCCAGCGGGCCCTCGCCGACCGCTGA
- a CDS encoding PPOX class F420-dependent oxidoreductase, translating into MSAIPQDREDILNKRAFGHVATIGPHGEPQSSPVWIDWDGQYLKFSQTKTRQKYRNLKREPRISVSVHDPDEPYRYVEVRGKVTKIEDDPGNAFINKMAKKYLDENEYPWPQPGEERVVVYVEPEHSTKQ; encoded by the coding sequence GTGTCGGCGATTCCGCAGGACCGCGAGGACATTCTGAACAAGCGCGCCTTCGGCCACGTGGCCACCATCGGGCCGCACGGCGAACCCCAGTCGAGCCCGGTGTGGATCGACTGGGACGGCCAGTACCTGAAGTTCAGCCAGACCAAGACGCGGCAGAAGTACCGGAACCTCAAGCGGGAGCCGCGCATCTCCGTCTCCGTGCACGACCCGGACGAGCCCTACCGGTACGTGGAGGTGCGCGGCAAGGTGACCAAGATCGAGGACGACCCGGGCAACGCGTTCATCAACAAGATGGCGAAGAAGTACCTCGACGAGAACGAGTACCCGTGGCCCCAGCCCGGCGAGGAACGCGTGGTGGTCTACGTCGAACCGGAGCACTCGACGAAGCAGTGA